The sequence CCGCGGGCCCTGTACCGAAGGAACTCACCGACGCCGAGGTGCTCGGCGGGCTCCTCGCCGACTGGCACCCGCAGAGCTGACCGCGCCGGTACGACGCACAGTGGCCGCTCCTCCTCCCGGGGGCGCGGCCACTGTGCGTGACCGGGCCGCCCCCGCCCGTACCACCGCGGCACCCCGCCCTGTCCACGGAGAGAAACCCCCGGAGCCCGTCTCGCCCGTTCGGCTACGATTTCCGGGATAACAGGTGACCGGCGCACCCACCGCACATACTCCGCCCCTCACCTTCCGTAGCGACTCGTAGCGACTTGGGAGCAGCCCCCGATGGCTCGACACCTCATCACCAGCGCCCTTCCGTACATCAACGGGATCAAGCACCTGGGCAACATGGTGGGGTCCATGCTCCCGGCCGACGTCTACGCGCGGTACCTGCGCCAGCGCGGCCACGAGGTGCTCTACATCTGCGCGACCGACGAGCACGGCACCCCCGCCGAGCTGGCCGCCGCCGCGCAGGGCGTGCCCGTCGCGGAGTTCTGCGCCACCGCGCACGACGCGCAGAAGGCCGTCTACGACGGCTTCTCGCTGGCCTTCGACTACTTCGGCCGCTCCTCCTCGGCGCAGAACCGCGAGATCACGCAGCACTTCGCGCGCAAGCTCAACGAGAACGGCTTCATCGAGGAGCGCGCGATCCGGCAGGTGTACTCGCCGGTCGACGGGCGCTTCCTGCCCGACCGCTACGTCGAGGGCACGTGCCCGCACTGCGGTTACGACAAGGCGCGCGGCGACCAGTGCGAGAACTGCACGCGCGTCCTGGACCCGACCGACCTGATCAACCCGCGCTCGGCGATCAGCGGCTCGACGGAGCTGGAGGTCCGCGAGACCAAGCACCTCTTCCTGCTCCAGTCGAAGCTGCAGGGCGAGGTCGAGAAGTGGATCGACGCGACGGCCGACTCCTGGCCGCAGCTCTCCTCGTCGATCGCCCGCAAGTGGCTCACGGAGGGCCTGCACGACCGCGCGATCACGCGTGACCTCGACTGGGGCGTGCCCGTACCGGCCGACGTGTGGCCCGAACTGGCCGCCGAGGGCAAGGTCTTCTACGTGTGGTTCGACGCGCCCATCGAGTACATCGGCGCGACGCGCGAGTGGGCCGAGACCGCCCCGGAGGGCCGCGACTGGAAGTCCTGGTGGTACGAGGCCGACGACGTGCGCTACACGGAGTTCATGGGCAAGGACAACGTGCCCTTCCACTCCGTGATGTTCCCGGCGACGCAGATCGGGACGCGCGAGCCGTGGAAGCGCGTGGACTTCCTGAAGTCCTTCAACTGGCTCAACTACTACGGCGGCAAGTTCTCGACCTCGCAGCGCCGGGGCGTCTTCACGCACGACGCGCTCGAACTGCTCCCGGCCGACTACTGGCGCTACTTCATGATGGCGAACGCGCCGGAGTCCGACGACACCTCGTTCACCTGGGAGCACTTCCAGGCCACGGTGAACAAGGACCTCGCGGACACGCTCGGCAACTTCGTCAACCGCGTCCTGTCCTTCTCGCGCAAGCGCTTCGGCGACGCGGTGCCGGAGGGCGGGACGGCGGGCGAGGCGGAGACGCGGCTCGGCGAGGAGATCGCCCGGCTGCTCGCCGAGTACGAGGAGCAGATGGAGGCGCTCCAGTTCCGCAAGGCGGCGGCGGCGCTGCGCGCGCTGTGGTCGGCGGGGAACTCGTACCTGGAGGAGAAGGCCCCCTGGCTGGAGATCAAGACGGACCAGGAGGCGGCGGCGCTGACCCTGCGGACCGCGATGAACCTGATCCACCTCTACGCGGTCGTCTCCGAGCCGTTCGTCCCGACGACGGCGAAGGCGATGCGGACCGCCTTCCGGCTCGACGCGGACAAGGCCACGTGGACCTCGGCGGCCGAGGCCCGCTCCCTGGACGCGGTCCCGGCCGGCACGCCGTTCATCGTCCCGCCCGTCCTCTTCGCGAAGCTGACGGACGACGACCTGGAGGTCTTCAAGGAGCGCTTCGGCGGCGCGGAGGACTGACGACGCCGAGGACTCCCCGACGCGGCCGGGGCCGCCACCCCGGTCACGGGTGGCGGCCCCGGCCGCGTAGCGGACCGGCTCGGGTGGAGGGCGTCGCGTCCGGGGTCAGCCGATCAGCTCGACCGGACAGCGCTTGCCCGTTCCGCGTTGCAGACGCGCGTCTCCGGTGAGCAGCGTCGCGCCGAGCTGCTCCGCGAGGGCAACGTAGGAGGCGTCGTAGGGCGAGTAGTTGTGGCGCAGCTCCCAGACGCGGAAGAGCAGCCCTTCGTGTTTCACGCGGCGCATCGGAAAGGACGGCAGCTTTCGGACGGCCCTGTCGGCCATGTGCTCCGTGATCTTCCCGGCGCGCAGAAGACCGCGCGTCACATTGGCGAACTCCAGGTCGATCAGCGCGGGAGCGTAGACCTCGGTCACGCCGCGCAAACGTTCTCTGGCGGCCTTCCCCTGCGGGCCTTCCTCGTAGTAGAGGGAGACCAGGACCGAGTTGTCCAGAACGATCACCGGTCCCGGCCCTCGCGCTGGATCGCGACGATCTCGTCCATGGTCACATCGCTGACCGCGTGGTCG comes from Streptomyces sp. Tu6071 and encodes:
- the metG gene encoding methionine--tRNA ligase, with the protein product MARHLITSALPYINGIKHLGNMVGSMLPADVYARYLRQRGHEVLYICATDEHGTPAELAAAAQGVPVAEFCATAHDAQKAVYDGFSLAFDYFGRSSSAQNREITQHFARKLNENGFIEERAIRQVYSPVDGRFLPDRYVEGTCPHCGYDKARGDQCENCTRVLDPTDLINPRSAISGSTELEVRETKHLFLLQSKLQGEVEKWIDATADSWPQLSSSIARKWLTEGLHDRAITRDLDWGVPVPADVWPELAAEGKVFYVWFDAPIEYIGATREWAETAPEGRDWKSWWYEADDVRYTEFMGKDNVPFHSVMFPATQIGTREPWKRVDFLKSFNWLNYYGGKFSTSQRRGVFTHDALELLPADYWRYFMMANAPESDDTSFTWEHFQATVNKDLADTLGNFVNRVLSFSRKRFGDAVPEGGTAGEAETRLGEEIARLLAEYEEQMEALQFRKAAAALRALWSAGNSYLEEKAPWLEIKTDQEAAALTLRTAMNLIHLYAVVSEPFVPTTAKAMRTAFRLDADKATWTSAAEARSLDAVPAGTPFIVPPVLFAKLTDDDLEVFKERFGGAED
- a CDS encoding type II toxin-antitoxin system VapC family toxin; its protein translation is MIVLDNSVLVSLYYEEGPQGKAARERLRGVTEVYAPALIDLEFANVTRGLLRAGKITEHMADRAVRKLPSFPMRRVKHEGLLFRVWELRHNYSPYDASYVALAEQLGATLLTGDARLQRGTGKRCPVELIG